In a genomic window of Anomaloglossus baeobatrachus isolate aAnoBae1 unplaced genomic scaffold, aAnoBae1.hap1 Scaffold_4364, whole genome shotgun sequence:
- the LOC142279587 gene encoding fructose-bisphosphate aldolase A produces NGETTTQGLDGLSERCAQYKKDGADFAKWRCVLKISEHTPSHLSMLENANVLARYASICQQNGIVPIVEPEVLPDGDHDLKRCQYVTEKVLAAVYKALSDHHVYLEGTLLKPNMVTPGHACSKKYSPEEVAMATVTALRRTVPPSVSGITFLSGGQSEEEATVHLNAINKCPLHKPWPLTFSYGRALQASCLKAWGGKKENVKNAQEEYTKRALANSLACQGKYVSSGQAGAAAGESLFVSNHAY; encoded by the exons GTCTGGACGGCCTTTCTGAGCGCTGCGCCCAGTACAAGAAGGACGGTGCCGACTTTGCCAAATGGCGCTGCGTGCTGAAGATCTCCGAGCACACGCCCTCTCACCTCTCCATGTTAGAGAACGCCAACGTACTGGCCCGCTATGCCAGCATTTGCCAGCAG AATGGCATCGTCCCCATTGTGGAGCCAGAGGTCCTCCCCGACGGTGACCACGATCTGAAGAGGTGCCAGTACGTCACTGAAAAG GTCCTGGCGGCCGTGTACAAAGCCCTCAGCGACCACCACGTCTATCTGGAGGGGACTCTGCTGAAGCCCAACATGGTGACACCCGGCCATGCCTGCTCCAAGAAGTACAGCCCCGAGGAGGTCGCTATGGCAACAGTCACCGCCCTGAGGCGCACCGTGCCCCCCTCCGTCTCCG GTATCACTTTCCTCTCCGGAGGTCAGAGCGAGGAGGAAGCCACAGTCCACCTGAACGCCATCAACAAGTGCCCCCTGCACAAGCCCTGGCCCCTCACCTTCTCCTATGGCCGTGCCCTGCAGGCCTCCTGCCTGAAAGCCTGGGGTGGCAAGAAGGAAAATGTCAAGAACGCCCAAGAGGAGTACACCAAGCGCGCACTG GCCAACAGCCTGGCCTGCCAGGGCAAGTACGTGTCCTCCGGCCAGGCAGGAGCCGCCGCGGGAGAGTCTCTGTTCGTGTCCAACCATGCCTATTAG